A window from Thiohalomonas denitrificans encodes these proteins:
- a CDS encoding DUF502 domain-containing protein produces the protein MFSALRRYLIAGLLVWLPLGATVLVIKLLVGFMDRILLLLPETYQPEAYLGFSVPGLGLLFAAAVVVITGAAVANLFGRKVVSIWEAVFARIPLVRSVYGGAKQLAETLFSSTGQSFRKVVLVEFPRKDVWTVAFLTGTAVGEAQRRTTREVVNLYVPTTPNPTGGYFIMVPREDIVELDMSVDEGLKMLISMGAVVPPERRESFTEKEAEVIL, from the coding sequence ATGTTCTCGGCTTTGCGCCGCTACCTGATCGCGGGTCTGCTGGTCTGGCTTCCTTTGGGAGCCACCGTGCTGGTGATCAAACTCCTGGTGGGATTCATGGATCGAATCCTGCTGCTGCTGCCCGAGACCTATCAGCCCGAGGCCTATCTGGGGTTTTCCGTCCCCGGCCTCGGGCTGCTGTTCGCCGCAGCCGTGGTGGTGATTACCGGTGCCGCAGTGGCCAATCTCTTTGGCCGCAAGGTGGTATCGATCTGGGAAGCGGTGTTTGCGCGCATCCCGCTGGTACGCTCCGTCTATGGCGGCGCCAAGCAATTGGCCGAAACGCTCTTCTCCTCGACCGGACAGTCCTTCCGCAAGGTGGTGCTGGTGGAGTTCCCGCGCAAGGATGTGTGGACGGTGGCGTTCCTGACCGGCACGGCGGTAGGAGAGGCCCAACGCAGGACCACGCGTGAGGTGGTTAACCTCTACGTGCCGACTACGCCCAATCCCACCGGTGGCTATTTCATCATGGTGCCGCGCGAGGACATCGTGGAGCTGGACATGAGCGTCGATGAGGGCCTGAAGATGCTCATTTCCATGGGGGCGGTTGTCCCGCCCGAGCGCCGGGAGTCGTTCACGGAGAAGGAAGCCGAAGTCATTCTGTAG
- a CDS encoding FmdB family zinc ribbon protein, translating to MPIYEYECKACNHHMEAIQKMSDAPLTECPSCGKNELSKLISAAGFRLKGGGWYETDFKGGSKKNVAESESKAPAPACGGSCACD from the coding sequence ATGCCCATCTACGAATATGAATGTAAGGCCTGCAACCACCACATGGAGGCCATCCAGAAAATGAGTGATGCACCCTTGACCGAGTGCCCCTCCTGCGGCAAGAACGAGCTCAGCAAGCTGATCTCGGCGGCCGGCTTCCGCCTCAAGGGCGGCGGTTGGTACGAGACCGACTTCAAGGGCGGCAGTAAGAAGAACGTTGCCGAATCGGAGAGCAAGGCGCCGGCGCCGGCCTGCGGCGGCAGCTGCGCCTGCGATTGA
- a CDS encoding ABCB family ABC transporter ATP-binding protein/permease gives MTMRVHHTEAPNAQRNDWRTVRSLLPYLWAYRGRAAMAIGFLILSKLANVGVPVALKGIVDALDTPEGRQIALPIALLVAYGLLRLGSSSFNELRDMVFARVRHGVMRRLSLMVLGHLHRLGLRYHLERKTGAISRDLERGTKAASSMMNYMLFSILPTFIEVTLIAGILLINYSVWFAVITFVTVLLYVGFTFKVTEWRMRFRHQMNALDSQANSQAVDGLLNFETVKYFNNEDFEHRRYSQTLGDWEEAAVKTQTSMSGLNVGQGMIIAIGVTAIMTMAAQGVMAGTMSLGDLVMVNAFMLQMFIPLNFLGVVYSQLKHALADMDQMFRLLGEKPEIRDTPDARPLEVADGSVRFEHVDFSYSSDRTILHDVDFEIPPGKKVAVVGHSGAGKSTLSRLLFRFYDATGGRVLVNGQDVREVTQASLRDAIGIVPQDTVLFNDTIYYNIAYGDPNASEEAIIRAARLAQIHDFIESLPEGYDTLVGERGLKLSGGEKQRVAIARTMVKDPKILVFDEATSSLDSASEQAILAALHRVAAERTTLVIAHRLSTVVDADQILVMDQGRIIERGSHRQLLERNGQYAHMWTLQLKQQEAKREQETDPAAAATIVGSGRY, from the coding sequence ATGACCATGCGAGTCCATCACACCGAAGCCCCCAACGCTCAGCGCAACGACTGGCGTACCGTTCGCTCCCTGCTGCCATATCTCTGGGCCTACCGGGGACGAGCAGCTATGGCGATCGGCTTTCTGATCCTGAGTAAACTGGCCAACGTCGGTGTTCCGGTCGCCCTCAAGGGAATTGTCGATGCTCTCGATACCCCCGAAGGCCGGCAGATTGCGCTTCCCATCGCCCTGCTGGTCGCCTATGGGCTGCTACGGCTGGGCAGTTCCTCCTTCAATGAGCTCCGCGACATGGTGTTTGCGCGGGTTCGCCACGGGGTCATGCGGCGCCTCTCTCTCATGGTGCTGGGACACCTGCACCGGCTCGGCCTGAGGTATCACCTCGAGCGCAAGACCGGCGCCATCTCCCGCGACCTGGAGCGCGGCACCAAGGCGGCCTCCTCGATGATGAACTACATGCTGTTCAGCATCCTCCCCACCTTCATCGAGGTGACGCTGATCGCTGGCATTCTGCTCATCAACTACAGCGTCTGGTTTGCCGTGATTACCTTTGTCACGGTGCTGCTCTATGTGGGCTTCACCTTCAAGGTCACCGAATGGCGGATGCGGTTTCGACACCAGATGAACGCCCTGGATTCCCAGGCAAACTCCCAGGCCGTGGACGGTCTTCTCAACTTCGAAACCGTCAAATACTTCAATAACGAAGATTTCGAGCACCGCCGCTACAGCCAGACGCTGGGAGATTGGGAAGAGGCGGCGGTGAAGACCCAGACCTCCATGTCGGGCCTCAATGTCGGACAGGGAATGATTATCGCCATCGGTGTCACCGCCATCATGACCATGGCAGCCCAGGGGGTGATGGCCGGCACCATGAGCCTGGGCGATCTGGTGATGGTCAACGCCTTCATGCTGCAAATGTTCATTCCGCTGAATTTTCTCGGCGTGGTTTACAGCCAGCTCAAGCATGCTCTCGCCGATATGGATCAGATGTTTCGCCTGCTGGGCGAAAAGCCCGAGATCCGGGACACACCCGATGCCCGACCGCTTGAGGTGGCTGACGGGTCGGTACGCTTCGAACACGTGGATTTCAGTTACAGCAGCGACCGGACAATCCTCCACGATGTGGATTTCGAGATCCCGCCGGGGAAGAAGGTGGCGGTAGTCGGCCACTCGGGGGCCGGCAAATCCACCCTGTCGCGCCTGCTGTTCCGGTTTTACGACGCTACCGGAGGGCGGGTCCTGGTCAATGGGCAGGATGTCCGGGAGGTCACCCAGGCCAGCCTGCGCGATGCCATCGGCATCGTCCCCCAGGATACGGTCCTGTTCAACGACACCATCTATTACAACATCGCCTATGGCGACCCGAACGCTTCCGAAGAGGCGATCATCCGTGCCGCCAGACTGGCCCAGATCCACGACTTCATCGAAAGTCTGCCGGAGGGCTACGATACCCTGGTCGGCGAACGCGGTCTGAAGCTGTCCGGAGGTGAAAAGCAGCGCGTCGCCATCGCCCGCACCATGGTCAAGGACCCGAAAATCCTCGTCTTCGACGAGGCCACCTCCTCCCTGGACTCCGCTTCCGAGCAAGCCATCCTCGCGGCCCTCCACCGCGTTGCCGCCGAACGCACCACCCTGGTCATCGCCCATCGACTCTCCACGGTGGTCGACGCCGACCAGATTCTGGTCATGGACCAGGGACGCATCATCGAACGGGGCTCGCACCGCCAGCTACTGGAGCGGAATGGGCAATACGCCCACATGTGGACACTGCAGCTCAAGCAGCAGGAAGCAAAGAGGGAACAGGAGACAGACCCGGCCGCAGCTGCGACCATCGTCGGTTCCGGCCGGTATTGA
- a CDS encoding thymidine phosphorylase family protein — protein MIPVKPVRPDDTLKLRRVAIDTYRENVAYMHRECDFYRAEGFQALTKVEIRANGYTIYAVLNVVDDEHIIGTDELGLSEQAFAQLNMEQGEPVRVAQAEQPASMEAVRRKILGERLTQEDFRAITREITDNRYSKMEMAAFLVASGQTGLDREEILFLTRAMTESGERLDWHEPLVVDKHCVGGIPGNRTSMIVVPIVAAHGILMPKTSSRAITSPSGTADTMECLANVELTPKALHDVVRKTRACLAWGGTARLAPADDILISVERPLGIDSQGQMIGSILSKKLAAGSTHLLIDIPVGPTAKVRHMREALQLRKLFEYIGDHMGIHLEVIITDGAQPVGGGIGPVLEARDVMQVLNCDPEAPSDLRQKALRLAGRILEFDPDVRGGYGYSLARDILDSGRALRKMEAVILAQGATPNPGPPGPLTFEITAEQDGFVTAVDNYCLAKLARLAGAPMDKRAGVDLLKKLGDAVSTGEPLYRVHAEHQSDFNFARAFSEKNSGYTVGAEAEISKTYWEF, from the coding sequence ATGATCCCTGTTAAACCGGTCCGCCCCGACGACACCCTGAAACTGCGCCGTGTCGCCATCGACACCTACCGTGAAAACGTGGCCTATATGCACCGCGAATGCGACTTCTATCGTGCGGAGGGCTTCCAGGCACTGACCAAGGTGGAAATCAGGGCCAACGGTTACACGATCTATGCGGTGCTGAATGTGGTGGATGACGAACACATCATCGGCACCGATGAACTCGGACTCTCCGAACAGGCCTTCGCACAGCTCAACATGGAGCAGGGCGAGCCCGTGCGGGTGGCGCAGGCGGAGCAGCCCGCCTCGATGGAGGCGGTACGGCGCAAGATTCTCGGCGAGCGCCTGACGCAGGAGGACTTTCGCGCCATTACGCGTGAAATCACCGATAATCGATACTCCAAGATGGAAATGGCCGCCTTCCTGGTCGCCTCCGGACAGACCGGACTGGATCGGGAGGAGATCCTCTTCCTCACCCGTGCCATGACCGAATCGGGAGAGCGGCTCGACTGGCATGAACCACTGGTTGTGGACAAACACTGCGTCGGCGGCATTCCCGGTAACCGCACGTCCATGATCGTGGTACCCATTGTTGCAGCTCACGGCATTCTGATGCCCAAGACCTCCAGCCGTGCCATCACCTCCCCGTCCGGAACCGCTGACACCATGGAGTGCCTGGCCAACGTGGAACTCACTCCCAAGGCGCTGCACGACGTGGTACGGAAGACGCGCGCCTGCCTCGCCTGGGGCGGGACGGCCCGGCTGGCGCCGGCGGACGACATCCTCATTTCCGTGGAGCGCCCGCTGGGTATCGACTCCCAGGGACAGATGATCGGATCAATCCTGTCGAAGAAGCTGGCTGCCGGCTCTACCCACCTGCTCATCGACATCCCGGTCGGTCCCACGGCCAAGGTACGCCACATGCGCGAAGCCCTGCAGTTGCGCAAGCTGTTCGAATATATCGGTGACCACATGGGCATTCACCTGGAGGTGATCATCACCGACGGCGCCCAACCCGTTGGGGGCGGGATCGGTCCGGTACTGGAGGCCCGTGATGTGATGCAGGTACTGAATTGCGATCCGGAGGCACCTTCGGATCTGCGTCAGAAGGCGCTGCGTCTGGCCGGACGCATCCTCGAGTTCGACCCGGATGTGCGCGGCGGCTATGGTTACTCCCTGGCACGCGACATCCTCGATTCAGGCAGGGCTTTGCGAAAAATGGAGGCGGTCATCCTGGCCCAGGGTGCAACCCCGAATCCGGGACCACCCGGACCGCTGACGTTCGAAATAACGGCCGAGCAGGACGGATTTGTAACCGCCGTGGATAACTACTGCCTGGCCAAGTTGGCTCGACTGGCCGGCGCACCCATGGACAAGCGGGCCGGCGTAGACCTCCTGAAAAAGCTCGGCGACGCCGTAAGTACGGGGGAGCCGTTATACCGTGTGCATGCCGAGCACCAATCCGACTTCAACTTTGCCCGTGCCTTTTCCGAAAAGAACAGTGGCTACACTGTGGGAGCCGAGGCGGAAATCTCAAAGACCTACTGGGAATTCTGA
- a CDS encoding ribose-phosphate diphosphokinase: MILGFSDYEAQGRRLAERLEQTFQAIDIHRFPDGESKVTVPAELPERVILCRSLDRPNDKLIELMLAARTARESGARHLTLVAPYLCYMRQDIAFSPGEAVSQRIVGQFLAGLFDAVITVDPHLHRIERLEQAIPTGAAISLSAAPAMSAFLADNETDPLLLGPDEEARQWVRAIAEPAGLEYAVAHKERRGDRDVRVVLPKHDFAGRTVILIDDMISTGRTLITVARALKETGVGSIRCLVTHPLFADDATRHLQEAGVDRLWSSDSITHASNAVALDQTLAKAIRRLE; this comes from the coding sequence ATGATTCTCGGATTTTCTGACTACGAAGCTCAGGGACGGCGCCTCGCCGAACGGCTCGAGCAGACATTTCAAGCCATTGATATCCACCGCTTCCCCGACGGGGAAAGCAAGGTGACGGTACCGGCCGAACTGCCCGAGCGGGTTATCCTCTGCCGGAGCCTCGACCGGCCCAATGACAAACTGATCGAGCTGATGCTCGCCGCCCGCACGGCCAGGGAAAGCGGTGCGAGGCATCTGACGCTGGTGGCCCCGTACCTGTGCTATATGCGCCAGGACATTGCCTTTTCTCCCGGCGAAGCGGTGAGTCAGCGGATCGTTGGACAATTCCTTGCCGGGCTTTTCGATGCGGTGATTACGGTGGACCCTCACCTGCACCGCATTGAACGGCTTGAGCAGGCAATCCCCACCGGGGCCGCTATCAGCCTGTCGGCCGCCCCTGCCATGAGTGCCTTTCTTGCCGATAATGAGACCGACCCGTTGCTGCTGGGACCGGATGAGGAGGCACGGCAGTGGGTTCGGGCCATCGCAGAACCGGCCGGTTTGGAATACGCGGTGGCACACAAGGAGCGCCGGGGTGATCGGGACGTGCGGGTAGTGCTGCCGAAGCACGATTTTGCCGGTCGGACGGTGATACTGATCGATGACATGATCAGTACCGGTCGAACCCTGATAACCGTCGCCAGGGCTTTGAAGGAGACCGGAGTCGGCTCAATCCGCTGCCTGGTGACCCATCCCCTGTTCGCCGACGATGCCACCCGCCACTTGCAGGAGGCCGGTGTAGACAGACTCTGGAGCAGTGACAGCATCACCCACGCGAGCAATGCGGTGGCCCTGGACCAGACACTGGCCAAGGCGATCAGGAGACTGGAATAG
- a CDS encoding DUF1614 domain-containing protein yields the protein MTPSSIIFFLFALTFLVAFIQVGLLTIAFEKLGLSQESAFLLLFSSLMGSMINLPLFRMRSDPPSRPQNDPITPRWFQPKLEYNGRTLIAVNVGGGMIPVLFSLYLMQHNPIGLLEILLGVGGVGTISYLFSRPVPGVGIGMPILIAPLAAALVALVLNPEQSAPLAYVSGTLGVLIGADLMRFSDIRRLGAPLASIGGAGTFDGIFITGIVAVLLA from the coding sequence ATGACGCCTTCGAGCATCATTTTTTTCCTCTTCGCGCTCACCTTCCTGGTGGCGTTCATTCAGGTGGGCCTGCTGACGATCGCCTTCGAAAAGCTGGGACTCTCCCAGGAGTCGGCCTTCCTGCTGCTGTTCAGTTCGCTGATGGGAAGCATGATCAACCTGCCACTATTCCGAATGCGTTCGGATCCGCCATCCCGGCCGCAGAATGACCCGATCACACCGCGCTGGTTTCAGCCGAAGCTCGAATACAACGGCCGTACGCTGATAGCCGTCAATGTCGGGGGCGGGATGATCCCGGTCCTGTTTTCCCTCTATCTAATGCAACACAACCCGATCGGTCTGCTGGAAATACTGCTCGGTGTCGGCGGAGTGGGAACGATCAGCTATCTCTTCAGCCGGCCGGTACCGGGGGTAGGTATCGGTATGCCCATCCTGATTGCGCCGTTGGCCGCCGCCCTGGTGGCACTTGTCCTGAATCCGGAGCAAAGCGCCCCGCTCGCCTACGTGAGTGGAACACTCGGCGTGCTAATCGGGGCGGATCTGATGCGATTTTCCGATATTCGCCGCCTGGGTGCACCATTGGCATCCATTGGCGGTGCCGGTACCTTCGACGGCATCTTCATCACCGGCATCGTGGCCGTGCTGCTGGCCTGA
- a CDS encoding SDR family oxidoreductase: METDHTHSILITGCSSGIGRCVAEGLAKRGYRVFATARRPEDVATLNESGLEALQLDLDDPDSITRALDAVLERTGGNLYALFNNGAYGQPGAVEDLSREVLRAQFETNLFGTHDLTRRVVAVMRRQGYGRIIQNSSVLGLVSLPFRGAYNASKYALEGLTDTLRLELAGTGIRVSLVEPGPITSRFRANAWAKYQANIDARSSPFREIYGRMENRLAKQGSAAPFTLPPEAVLNKVLHALESPRPKVRYYVTFPTYLFAALRRLLPHRVLDSVLTRIGSRENR; the protein is encoded by the coding sequence ATGGAAACCGATCACACCCACAGCATACTCATTACCGGCTGCTCCAGCGGCATCGGTCGCTGCGTGGCCGAAGGGCTGGCAAAACGCGGCTACCGGGTATTCGCAACCGCCCGCAGGCCGGAGGATGTCGCGACGCTGAATGAATCGGGTCTGGAGGCGCTACAACTCGACCTCGACGACCCGGATTCCATCACCCGTGCCCTGGATGCGGTGCTGGAACGTACCGGTGGAAATCTTTATGCGCTGTTCAACAACGGCGCCTACGGGCAGCCCGGGGCCGTGGAAGACTTGAGCCGCGAGGTATTGCGCGCGCAGTTCGAGACCAATCTCTTCGGTACCCATGATCTGACCCGGCGGGTGGTTGCCGTCATGCGAAGGCAGGGATATGGCCGCATCATTCAGAACAGCTCGGTACTGGGACTGGTCAGCCTTCCCTTTCGCGGCGCCTACAATGCCAGCAAGTACGCCCTGGAGGGGCTGACCGACACCCTGCGCCTGGAGCTTGCCGGCACCGGCATCCGAGTATCGCTGGTGGAGCCGGGGCCGATAACCAGCCGCTTCCGAGCCAACGCCTGGGCCAAGTACCAGGCAAATATCGATGCCCGCTCCAGCCCGTTCCGCGAAATCTACGGTCGTATGGAAAACCGTCTCGCCAAACAGGGCTCCGCAGCGCCCTTTACGCTGCCTCCCGAAGCGGTGCTGAACAAGGTGCTGCACGCGCTGGAATCACCGCGTCCCAAGGTGCGTTATTACGTCACCTTTCCCACCTACCTGTTCGCAGCCCTTCGCCGACTGCTGCCGCACCGGGTGCTCGACAGCGTACTCACGCGCATCGGTTCACGGGAAAACCGGTAG
- a CDS encoding retropepsin-like aspartic protease family protein, translating into MKKLLAAGVFLALAPVAFGGQYDATIPMTDKGSISYYVQGHIDGAGDTEFMVDTGSSYMTINEETLAALKKEGNVRYVRKLRGRLANGAELEVPVYSVKTVRIGSGCHFSNVEAAVFPGKTRQILGLSALSEAAPFVFSMDPPSLVLSHCTKGPGQELAAAELQRLP; encoded by the coding sequence TTGAAAAAACTGCTCGCCGCGGGGGTGTTCCTGGCACTGGCGCCGGTGGCATTCGGCGGACAATATGACGCCACCATTCCGATGACGGACAAGGGATCCATCAGCTATTACGTACAGGGACACATCGACGGTGCGGGAGATACGGAATTCATGGTCGATACCGGTTCCAGTTACATGACCATCAACGAAGAAACTCTCGCCGCCCTCAAAAAAGAAGGCAACGTCCGCTACGTACGCAAACTGCGCGGCCGTCTCGCCAATGGCGCTGAACTCGAAGTGCCGGTCTACTCCGTCAAGACGGTACGGATCGGCAGCGGCTGTCACTTCAGCAATGTGGAAGCAGCCGTCTTTCCGGGCAAGACCCGGCAGATTCTCGGCCTGTCCGCCCTGTCCGAGGCCGCACCATTTGTCTTCTCCATGGACCCGCCTTCGCTGGTGTTGAGCCACTGCACAAAAGGTCCGGGGCAGGAACTCGCCGCAGCCGAACTGCAGCGTCTTCCGTAA